The Flavobacteriales bacterium genome contains the following window.
CCCGGAATCCAGGCCATCGAGAAGGGATGCTGTATGCACCACACCACCGCGTGCCGTGTTGATCAACCAGAACGGCTTGCGCATGCGCGCGATGAACGCAGCATCGACGAAGTGCGTTGTTTCCTTGGTCAGCGGAAGATGAAGACTGATCGCATCGCACTCCTCCTGGAGCTGTTCCAGCGCGCATTCCTCCACACCAGCGGTGGCATAGTTCTTCAGGTACTTGTCGTGGGCCATCACGCGTACATCGAATCCGTGCAACCGCTGCGCGAACGCCGAGCCCATGTGGCCGAAACCGATGATGCCAACGGTCTTGCCTTCCAGGTCGGTGCCGCGGTTCTCCTCGCGCAGCCAAAGCCCAGTGTGCGCCTGTTCATTGCCCCTGACAGCGTGCTTCAGCAGCATGAGGAGCAGCATCACCGCGGTTTCCGCCACGCCATCGCGATTGCCCTCCGGCGAGTTGAAGACGGCGATGCCTGCCTTTTTGCAATAGTCGCGGTCGATGTTCTCCAAACCTGAGCCCAGGCGTCCGATGAACTTCAGATCACCGAGCTGTCGCAGCAGATCGGCACTGAGCTGCCGGCTTCGCACTACGATGCCTTGGTGACCGGCCAGGGCATCAACCAGGTGCGCATCATCCACCTGGTGCAGGGCGGTGCATTCGTGACCGGCCGCCACCAACTGCTCGGCGAGCAACGGATGGGCGCTATCGACAAAGCCGATCCGCATGTTCAATGGAACTGGCCGTACATCAGGTGGCCCACGGTGAAGTAGGTGAGCAGCCCGAAGATGTCGTTGACCGTGGTAACGAAAGGACCTGTCGCGAGAGCGGGGTCCACCTTCAGCTTGTCCATCACCAGCGGTGTGAGCGTGCCGAAGAGAGCAGCAGTGATGATGACGGTGAAGAGTGCCGCGCTTACGGTGTAGGTGAGCGCTTGGGGTTGCTGAAGCGCGAGGTTCAACAGGAAGATGAGCCCGGCGCAGATCACCGCGTTCATGATGGCCACCTTGAATTCCTTCCACAGACGATGGCCCACACGCACGTTCTCCATGTCGCCGCTGGCAAGGCCCTGCACCACGATGGCGGAGCTCTGCACGCCCACATTGCCGCCCGTTGCCGCGATGAGCGGCATGAAGAACGCCATGGTGGGATCGATCCGCAGGTCATCCTCGTAGAGGCCGATGACACGCGAACTCAGGATGCCGCCCGCGATGCCGATGAGCAGCCACGGGAGCCGGGCACGGATCTGCAGCCACGGCTTGTCGGTGATGTCCACGTCCTCGCTGATACCACTGGCCAGTTGGTAGTCCTCCTCGGCTTCTTCCGTCATCACGTCCATCACATCGTCGAACGTGATCCGCCCGAGCAGCTTGCCGTGATCGTCCACCACGGGCAGCACCGCCAGGTCGTACTTCTTCATCATGGCGATGGCTTCCTCGGCCGGTTCGCCGGTTGTGATGGTGATGACGTCCTTCTGGCAGATGTCGCGCACCAAGGAGCGTGTGCTTTCGGCGGAGAACAGGATATCCTTCAACGGCAGCAGGCCGACGAAGCGCTCGTCCTTGTCCACCACGTACACGGTGTACACGTGCTCCACCTCCTGCGCTTGTTGCCGCATGTCGAAGATGGCCTGGGTCACGGTGCGGTCGTCGTGCACCATCACGAGTTCCTTGGCCATCAGCGAACCGGCCGTGCCCTCTTCGTAGGTGAGCAGTTCCC
Protein-coding sequences here:
- the mgtE gene encoding magnesium transporter, with protein sequence MSFELTKSLLDRIRDDVAEGRDSSVETLLSELHPADVAAILDRLDEDEARYIYKLLEPETAAEVMLELDEDRREELLGSLTSKEIAEDLLEHIDSDDAADVMAELPVEKQREVIAHIDDEEQKEDIRELLTYEEGTAGSLMAKELVMVHDDRTVTQAIFDMRQQAQEVEHVYTVYVVDKDERFVGLLPLKDILFSAESTRSLVRDICQKDVITITTGEPAEEAIAMMKKYDLAVLPVVDDHGKLLGRITFDDVMDVMTEEAEEDYQLASGISEDVDITDKPWLQIRARLPWLLIGIAGGILSSRVIGLYEDDLRIDPTMAFFMPLIAATGGNVGVQSSAIVVQGLASGDMENVRVGHRLWKEFKVAIMNAVICAGLIFLLNLALQQPQALTYTVSAALFTVIITAALFGTLTPLVMDKLKVDPALATGPFVTTVNDIFGLLTYFTVGHLMYGQFH